The Candidatus Thermoplasmatota archaeon genome contains the following window.
TCTTCATTACTTAGATATTGCAACTCAGGATACGTTTAGAGTAATGAATAGAATAAATTTGAACATTTACACAGAGAAGCAGCTTATAGATATTATCAAGCAAAGAGTCGAGCTAGCATTTTATCCAAAAAGCATTACAAGTGCTTCTATAGACCTAATTGCAAAACTAGCAGCTAAGCAGGGGAGCGCTAGAATTGCAGTAGAATTGCTTAGAGGCGCAGGCTGGTATGCAATAAATAATTATCTTGACAAGATAACTCCGGAGTGCGTTAGAGCTACGCAGGCAGAAATATATCCTTTTTATAGTTATGATAAGCTCAGAGAACTAAGTGACCAAGAAAAAGCATACTTGCTGGCTGTAGCAAGAAAGCTAAAAGTCAAAGAAGAGCCTTACGCTACAAGCGGTGAAGTTGATAATCTATATCTTGTTGTGTGCGAAGAATATAATCTAGAAAAGTTAAGCTCTAGAACGTTACTGAGAATGCGCGAGAAACTAAAAGAGCACGGCTTTATAGACACTAAGAAATCTGCTACAAAAGAAGGTTTGACAAGTCATATTTACTTAACTGATATTCCTGGAAGCGTTCTGGAAGAGAAACTGGAAGAAGAATTAAAGAGATTAGCTAGATAGCACTAGACATCTTGTGGCGAGTGGCTTTCACGTCGCTGAGGAGCTCTAAGAGCACTCGCCATTTTTCTAGCCGGGTTCACCTAAGCTTTAAATACTCCAAAATCCTAACCAGAGTTCGTAATTGCGCTTCCCAGATATATAGCGCCCTAAGGCGGGCTCTGGGAAAGCGTTTATTGCCCAGCCCCTATTATTTTTTTGTTTCTAATTCTTCAATTATACAAGCGCCTGAACTCCCAGACCACTCTTTTCTAGCTTTGCTAACTTCTAATTTGTATTTGAACAATGGCATATTTAGAACGAAAGTTTCGTATTCGCCGCCTTCGCCAGCTAGTTGAATTTTATATTTTTTGTTAACAGCTTTTAAATCTTCAACAAGTTTCTTATCGATTTTCCTGCCGAGCAAGCTTTCATCTAATCCATAGGCGGAGACTGCTGTAACGATTATTTCGAAGCCAGCGCTCAGCATATCCTCTAACAGCATTTCTTGGTCTTTGTGCCATAATGGCGCAAAAGAACGTAAGCTAAGCTCTTCGCAAATAAAATCTATTCTCTGCTTCTGGTATTCTGAGGCTATAGCTCCTGTAACTATTCCGTCAAGCTCATCCTTTACCGATTTGATTAGCTCAGCTAAATCTTTTAATTCTTCTTCTTTCTCACCTTTAGTGGATTTTTGAATTAATGGAATTCCAATAGAGCAAGCTTGAAATTCCGTCAGCTTAGCATTATAGTAATGGAACATATAGCTGTAGGGATTCTCTGGCAGTAGTGTGATAAGGTACTTTAACTCAAAGCCTTGAGAATGCATAATATAGGCAGCGTATAAGGAATCTTTGCCTCCCGAAGTCAGTACCCCAAGCTTCATTTTTCTAATTTACTAACTAACTCGAGAGCTGATTCAGAAGCTTTTGCTAAGATTTCCAGCTCGTTTAGAGTTTTAACTTCATAATCTTCCATTAATATTTTGCCATTAACTATAGTTGTAGCTACATCAGAGCTTTTTGCAGAATATACTAGATTAGAGACAATATCATGGCACGGCGTTAAATGGGGGCTCGTCAGCTCCAATAATATCAAGTCTGCTTTTTTACCTACTTCGACTGAGCCTAATAAATGCTCTACTCCAAGCGCTTTAGCACCGTTTATAGTTGCCATATCCAGCGCTATTTGCGCTGGTATTACTCTAGGGTCCCATCTATGCATTTTCTGTAAC
Protein-coding sequences here:
- a CDS encoding AAA family ATPase — translated: MPFSFKDESKLFVDYYVPDELPHREEELESLKKTFAPMLEKNIPCKAEITGAPGTGKTAVAKLFSKIVAEKAHVKPVYLNCRVVPSGVSAITETIAEFDKEARARGKGFSMHENFKALVKILKEREAHLLLVLDEANILATKEKDFLYLIGRAKEIAKCNISVILIAVYDILHYLDIATQDTFRVMNRINLNIYTEKQLIDIIKQRVELAFYPKSITSASIDLIAKLAAKQGSARIAVELLRGAGWYAINNYLDKITPECVRATQAEIYPFYSYDKLRELSDQEKAYLLAVARKLKVKEEPYATSGEVDNLYLVVCEEYNLEKLSSRTLLRMREKLKEHGFIDTKKSATKEGLTSHIYLTDIPGSVLEEKLEEELKRLAR
- a CDS encoding TIGR00289 family protein, with product MKLGVLTSGGKDSLYAAYIMHSQGFELKYLITLLPENPYSYMFHYYNAKLTEFQACSIGIPLIQKSTKGEKEEELKDLAELIKSVKDELDGIVTGAIASEYQKQRIDFICEELSLRSFAPLWHKDQEMLLEDMLSAGFEIIVTAVSAYGLDESLLGRKIDKKLVEDLKAVNKKYKIQLAGEGGEYETFVLNMPLFKYKLEVSKARKEWSGSSGACIIEELETKK